The sequence ATGCTTCACGGGCGTAGTCTTTAGGCAAAACACTTCTTAAGACTGGGTTGTCGCGCTCAATAGCTTCCATAGCTTCATCGACTAAAACACCTATATTTGGCTGCTTTGCATTTGTTGTTAAGTTATCCCAGCGTGCTTCTTTAGGAATCCAAAACACATTGTCGGCAAGGTAAAAATCACGATCTTCTGGGTCAAAATTCTCACCCTCTGCTTTTTTATATTGTTCAGTGAACGCGTCCGAAACATATTTTAAAAATATTAAACCTAGTACAACGTACTTATAGTCAGAAGAGTTAATATTTCCGCGTAACTTATCTGCCGCCGCCCAAAGTTGCTTTTCTAATTCTTGAATATTCAATTTTAGCTCCTTTTATCTATAGTTTACCCTGGTTGATAACTGTTGCCAATTATATGTAAGTACGAAATAGAGTTTTTAAGAAAAGTTAGTGGCTTGCTTAATGAAATGAATGAGAAAATCGTGATCATTGGAATGATCACAATACTTTGATATTATTTACTTAAGACCTTCGGCAGTAGTCATTGAACTACACAGCGGAAGGCCTTTTTCATTTCGTCAGCAGATATTATTATTGCTTGTTTCATAATATTCCTTCTTCGGCAAAGCTAAAATGGCCTTTGTGAGTTATTATTACGTGGTCTAGCAGTTTTATGCCGAGTAGCTTACCTGATTCTTTAAGCCGATTTGTTATTTGGGTGTCGGCGTCGCTTGGTTGTAGTGTGCCACTAGGGTGGTTATGAATGACTATTATGCTGGCGGCTCGGTCGGTGATTGGGTCGGCAAAGACTTCGCGCGGGTGTACAAGACTAGCATTTAAGGTACCAATACTGATGAGCCGTTTTTGAATTAAGCGGTGTGCGCCGTCTAAGCTTAGTACAATTAAATGCTCTTGCTTAGCATCTTTTAGCTCTGGCACTAATGCGGAGGCTTTTTCTGCACTATCTATAACTGTAAAATCTTTAAATTCCCTTTCTGCTAGTTCAAAAAGGGCCACCAGTTTAGTGGCTGTTGCGGTACTAACACCTTTTATAGAAGTAAGTTGGTCTATGATTATTTTATAACCATTAGTGTCTATGAGTTTTTTGATGTTGCGCGATATTTTTG is a genomic window of Candidatus Nomurabacteria bacterium containing:
- the radC gene encoding DNA repair protein RadC, coding for MVKIQKLDKKDRPREKLITKGAKSLSETELLQVIIGSGVKGADVTKISRNIKKLIDTNGYKIIIDQLTSIKGVSTATATKLVALFELAEREFKDFTVIDSAEKASALVPELKDAKQEHLIVLSLDGAHRLIQKRLISIGTLNASLVHPREVFADPITDRAASIIVIHNHPSGTLQPSDADTQITNRLKESGKLLGIKLLDHVIITHKGHFSFAEEGIL